In a single window of the Tigriopus californicus strain San Diego chromosome 2, Tcal_SD_v2.1, whole genome shotgun sequence genome:
- the LOC131892776 gene encoding guanine deaminase-like, protein MSPKLIIGTIVDSNADWSLRIRENHCIIIDDNGTIVMEGPFSSQAVQQWKDKYSVTEVVELDREEFLLPGFIDSHIHASQLPNCGLALDLPLLKWLQTYTFPIETKFADPQYAQDVYSRAVEGTLASGTTGAMYFATIHRDASEILCDIVEEKGQRAMVGKVCMNRNSFNGYQETTQNSLNESKLFIAGVQARKSSLLDPVITPRFVPSCDQELLLGLGDLAKSSDVRIQSHLSETLAEVAWVKELEPTSRDYTDVYRQAGLLTAKTVMAHCVHLSNAELNAMKEAQTGIAHCPNSNCSIRSGNMDVRQIQKRGIKVGLGTDCSAGYSPSMLDAMRFAVSTSNQLQMIDPKGYNALTYADVLYLATRGSASVTCLDRVVGQLDEGFQFDAIRIRLNSKAHPTSHLFGHETIEDMVHKFVFLGDDRNVVQVWVNGRIVKDLGLTEH, encoded by the exons ATGTCACCCAAATTGATTATTGGTACAATTGTGGACTCCAACGCCGATTGGAGCTTACGCATCAGAGAAAACCACTGCATAATCATAGATGACAATGGTACGATTGTCATGGAAGGACCATTTAGTTCTCAGGCGGTTCAACAATGGAAGGACAA ATATTCCGTGACTGAAGTGGTGGAATTGGATCGAGAAGAGTTTCTTCTCCCTGGGTTTATTGACAGCCACATTCATGCATCTCAATTGCCCAATTGCGgattggccttggatttgcCGCTTTTAAAGTGGTTGCAGACGTACACATTTCCCATTGAAACCAAGTTTGCGGACCCGCAATACGCTCAAGATGTTTATTCTCGGGCAGTGGAGGGGACTTTGGCCTCCGGGACTACTGGAGCCATGTACTTTGCCACAATTCATAGGGACGCCAGTGAGATCTTGTGCGACATCGtggaagaaaaaggccaaagagccATGGTGGGAAAA GTGTGCATGAACAGGAATAGCTTTAATGGATACCAAGAGACAACCCAGAATTCCTTGAACGAATCCAAATTGTTCATAGCAGGCGTCCAGGCCAGGAAAAGTAGCCTTTTGGATCCGGTGATTACCCCTCGCTTTGTGCCCAGTTGCGATCAAGAACTTCTGCTAGGCTTGGGGGATTTGGCCAAGAGCTCGGATGTCCGGATTCAGTCCCATCTGTCTGAAACCTTGGCTGAG GTCGCTTGGGTCAAGGAGTTGGAGCCAACGAGTCGTGATTATACGGATGTGTATCGACAAGCAGGTCTACTAACCGCTAAGACTGTAATGGCACATTGCGTGCACTTGAGCAATGCCGAATTAAATGCCATGAAAGAAGCTCAGACCGGAATAGCCCATTGTCCGAATTCCAATTGCTCGATTCGCAGTGGTAACATGGACGTGAGACAGATCCAAAAGCGAGGGATTAAAGTGGGGTTGGGTACTGACTGCAGCGCCGGATACTCGCCCTCTATGTTAGATGCCATGAG ATTCGCTGTATCGACCTCGAATCAGTTACAAATGATCGATCCTAAAGGCTACAATGCCTTGACCTACGCCGATGTCCTGTATTTGGCCACAAGAGGATCCGCCTCTGTCACTTGCCTTGACCGAGTTGTAGGTCAACTGGATGAAGGATTCCAATTCGATGCTATCCGAATCCGACTAAATAGTAAAGCACATCCTACTTCCCACTTGTTCGGCCATGAGACTATCGAGGACATGGTGCACAAGTTTGTATTCTTGGGCGACGACCGGAATGTTGTCCAAGTTTGGGTCAATGGCCGCATCGTTAAAGACCTCGGTCTAACCGAACATTGA